From a single Salvelinus namaycush isolate Seneca chromosome 14, SaNama_1.0, whole genome shotgun sequence genomic region:
- the LOC120059512 gene encoding uncharacterized protein LOC120059512, translating to MKLPAIRLNSTTLSIPRSTPVRQSRCLMVTPLTLPIMSPASAALPVSQSVPRLDPLHPPLAHRRTVSLETPAVHHHNHQRALVMQRKEHYRYHQVWRKPFYGSCTEREEYRSEVRQHLKRQMEEKRAGLMLKLTSKAEEAEFLQEVDRLALSNEKQQRIQHSRALRHYRDENKKLMEQSWRDRALIRSQEALMERELLRHNPINSSGTLK from the exons ATGAAACTTC CTGCTATTCGCTTGAATTCCACAACTCTGTCTATTCCTCGATCCACACCTGTCCGCCAAAGTCGCTGCCTTATGGTCACTCCCCTGACATTGCCCATCATGTCGCCTGCCTCGGCAGCACTGCCAGTCAGCCAG TCTGTCCCCAGACTGgaccctctccatcctcctctggccCATAGACGGACTGTCAGCCTGGAGACCCCTGCTGTGcatcaccacaaccaccagaGGGCACTGGTTATGCAGAGAAAGGAGCACTATAG GTATCACCAGGTGTGGCGGAAGCCATTCTACGGATCCTGCACTGAAAGAGAGGAGTACAG ATCGGAGGTACGTCAGCATCTGAAGAGGCAGATGGAGGAGAAGAGGGCGGGGCTGATGCTGAAGTTGACCAGTAAGGCAGAGGAGGCTGAGTTTTTACAGGAAGTGGATCGCTTGGCTCTGTCCAATGAGAAACAGCAGAGGATCCAGCACAGCAGAGCGTTGAGACACTACAGAGATGAGAACAAGAAG CTGATGGAGCAGAGCTGGAGGGACAGGGCACTGATTCGCTCTCAGGAGGCCCTGATGGAGAGAGAACTGCTACGCCACAACCCCATTAATTCGAGCGGCACACTGAAATAG
- the LOC120059511 gene encoding methyl-CpG-binding domain protein 4-like isoform X1 has protein sequence MAVPGSDMIVTKEADPNAVKRQRTRQEDAESCQPSGMPLGWVRVVRQRKSGKTAGKLDIYITSPQGQRFRSRASLQAFLLNDAGGDLQIDDFDFPKAKSGSVAVTPLPSQERQRKVHQEHTRHTSEANIKEDWQNTEENMEEGRILSRPPNNTKIASSAKSCKQRTRPRDKRTISTHQRPGMPPLARGNHRRAAGRGTETGHPSDTNEDIKETNIQASVRRGEDDETERRPKVVAVVDDVIPEKSPQRRPGLLREKLLRLVPPTDLQDALIGREEQLPVPLLLVPVLRVQSASESEGEAESEGVGVGETEGVEDIEAEVHDEELPSPQTTGGRCTPLKDSQSKLLGEKRKTSPYFSRKSMRDGLSPPRRKALRKWTPPRSPFHLVQETLFHDPWKLLVATVFLNKTSGKMAIPVLWQFFKLYPSAEETRGAEWKPLSVLLRSLGLYELRAKIIIRFSDEYLTKQWRYPIELHGIGKYGNDSYRIFCVEEWRQVEPQDHMLNKYHAWLWENHERLGI, from the exons ATGGCTGTTCCAGGTTCAGATATGATAGTTACCAAAGAGGCTGATCCCAATGCAGTCAAGAGACAGCGGACCAGACAGGAGGATGCAGAGTCGTGCCAGCCTTCTGGTATGCCGCTAGGCTGGGTGAGAGTGGTGAGGCAGAGGAAAAGTGGGAAGACTGCAGGCAAACTGGACATCTATATAACAAG TCCCCAGGGACAGAGGTTCCGGTCCAGGGCGTCTCTTCAAGCCTTCCTTCTCAACGATGCAGGAGGGGATCTACAGATAGATGACTTTGACTTCCCCAAAGCCAAGAGTGGCAGTGTAGCTGTGACTCCGCTGCCAAgccaggagagacagaggaaagttcATCAGGAACACACACGTCATACCTCAGAGGCCAATATCAAAGAAGACTGGCAGAACACAGAGGAGAACATGGAAGAGGGTAGAATATTAAGCCGGCCTCCGAATAACACAAAAATAGCCTCTTCCGCAAAATCCTGCAAGCAGAGGACCAGACCCAGAGACAAGAGAACGATATCAACTCATCAGAGGCCTGGCATGCCTCCCTTGGCAAGGGGAAACCACAGACGGGCAGCTGGGAGAGGCACAGAAACGGGCCACCCATCAGACACAAACGAAGACATCAAAGAGACAAACATACAAGCCTCTGTGAGAAGGGGTGAGGATGATGAGACTGAGAGGCGTCCGAAGGTTGTGGCGGTAGTTGACGATGTCATACCGGAGAAGAGCCCCCAGAGGAGGCCGGGGCTGCTGAGAGAAAAGCTGCTCAGGCTGGTCCCGCCCACTGATCTACAAGATGCTCTCATTGGTCGAGAAGAACAGCTTCCTGTGCCACTGTTACTCGTCCCAGTCCTTAGGGTGCAGTCTGCTTCTGAGAGCGAGGGGGAGGCTGAGTCTGAGGGTGTGGGAGTGGGGGAGACTGAGGGAGTGGAGGATATAGAGGCAGAGGTGCATGACGAAGAGCTGCCATCTCCCCAGACCACTGGAGGGCGCTGTACACCACTGAAAGATTCCCAGAGCA AACTGTTAGGAGAGAAACGGAAGACCAGTCCTTATTTCAGCCGGAAGTCAATGAGAGATG GTCTGAGCCCCCCCAGGAGGAAAGCCTTAAGGAAGTGGACCCCTCCTCGCTCCCCCTTCCACCTGGTGCAGGAGACCCTTTTCCACGACCCCTGGAAACTCCTGGTAGCCACCGTGTTCCTCAACAAAACCAGCg GTAAAATGGCCATCCCGGTGTTGTGGCAGTTCTTTAAGCTTTACCCATCAGCGGAGGAGACCAGGGGGGCAGAGTGGAAGCCCCTGTCTGTGCTGCTGAGGTCTTTGGGCCTGTATGAACTGCGAGCCAAAATCATCATCAGGTTCTCTG ATGAATACCTGACCAAGCAGTGGCGCTACCCTATAGAGCTGCATGGGATTGGGAAGTACGGCAATGACTCCTACAGGATCTTCTGTGTAGAGGAGTGGAGACAG GTTGAACCCCAGGACCATATGCTGAACAAGTACCATGCTTGGCTGTGGGAGAACCACGAGAGGTTGGGAATCTGA
- the LOC120059511 gene encoding methyl-CpG-binding domain protein 4-like isoform X2 — MAVPGSDMIVTKEADPNAVKRQRTRQEDAESCQPSGMPLGWVRVVRQRKSGKTAGKLDIYITSPQGQRFRSRASLQAFLLNDAGGDLQIDDFDFPKAKSGSVAVTPLPSQERQRKVHQEHTRHTSEANIKEDWQNTEENMEEGRILSRPPNNTKIASSAKSCKQRTRPRDKRTISTHQRPGMPPLARGNHRRAAGRGTETGHPSDTNEDIKETNIQASVRRGEDDETERRPKVVAVVDDVIPEKSPQRRPGLLREKLLRLVPPTDLQDALIGREEQLPVPLLLVPVLRVQSASESEGEAESEGVGVGETEGVEDIEAEVHDEELPSPQTTGGRCTPLKDSQSMVPVVPVLPRTVRRETEDQSLFQPEVNERWSEPPQEESLKEVDPSSLPLPPGAGDPFPRPLETPGSHRVPQQNQR, encoded by the exons ATGGCTGTTCCAGGTTCAGATATGATAGTTACCAAAGAGGCTGATCCCAATGCAGTCAAGAGACAGCGGACCAGACAGGAGGATGCAGAGTCGTGCCAGCCTTCTGGTATGCCGCTAGGCTGGGTGAGAGTGGTGAGGCAGAGGAAAAGTGGGAAGACTGCAGGCAAACTGGACATCTATATAACAAG TCCCCAGGGACAGAGGTTCCGGTCCAGGGCGTCTCTTCAAGCCTTCCTTCTCAACGATGCAGGAGGGGATCTACAGATAGATGACTTTGACTTCCCCAAAGCCAAGAGTGGCAGTGTAGCTGTGACTCCGCTGCCAAgccaggagagacagaggaaagttcATCAGGAACACACACGTCATACCTCAGAGGCCAATATCAAAGAAGACTGGCAGAACACAGAGGAGAACATGGAAGAGGGTAGAATATTAAGCCGGCCTCCGAATAACACAAAAATAGCCTCTTCCGCAAAATCCTGCAAGCAGAGGACCAGACCCAGAGACAAGAGAACGATATCAACTCATCAGAGGCCTGGCATGCCTCCCTTGGCAAGGGGAAACCACAGACGGGCAGCTGGGAGAGGCACAGAAACGGGCCACCCATCAGACACAAACGAAGACATCAAAGAGACAAACATACAAGCCTCTGTGAGAAGGGGTGAGGATGATGAGACTGAGAGGCGTCCGAAGGTTGTGGCGGTAGTTGACGATGTCATACCGGAGAAGAGCCCCCAGAGGAGGCCGGGGCTGCTGAGAGAAAAGCTGCTCAGGCTGGTCCCGCCCACTGATCTACAAGATGCTCTCATTGGTCGAGAAGAACAGCTTCCTGTGCCACTGTTACTCGTCCCAGTCCTTAGGGTGCAGTCTGCTTCTGAGAGCGAGGGGGAGGCTGAGTCTGAGGGTGTGGGAGTGGGGGAGACTGAGGGAGTGGAGGATATAGAGGCAGAGGTGCATGACGAAGAGCTGCCATCTCCCCAGACCACTGGAGGGCGCTGTACACCACTGAAAGATTCCCAGAGCA TGGTGCCTGTTGTTCCTGTTCTGCCCAGAACTGTTAGGAGAGAAACGGAAGACCAGTCCTTATTTCAGCCGGAAGTCAATGAGAGATG GTCTGAGCCCCCCCAGGAGGAAAGCCTTAAGGAAGTGGACCCCTCCTCGCTCCCCCTTCCACCTGGTGCAGGAGACCCTTTTCCACGACCCCTGGAAACTCCTGGTAGCCACCGTGTTCCTCAACAAAACCAGCg GTAA